The following are encoded together in the Thiobacillus sp. SCUT-2 genome:
- a CDS encoding glutamine--tRNA ligase/YqeY domain fusion protein — protein MSHEAPAPAANFIRNIIDEQNAAGKWGGRVETRFPPEPNGYLHLGHAKSICLNFGLARDYGGVCHLRFDDTNPEKEEQEYVDSIVESVKWLGFDWGTHLYFASNYFDTMYACAEYLIQAGHAYVDSLTADEMRAYRGTLTEKGKDSPYRNRSVEENLDLFRRMKAGEFPDGAHVLRAKIDMASPNINLRDPAIYRIKHATHHNTGDTWCIYPMYTYAHPIEDAIEHITHSICTLEFEDQRPFYDWLLDKLAIGGFFTRPLPQQIEFARLNLTYVVLSKRKLIQLVEEKHVSGWDDPRMPTLVGARRRGYTPEGFRRFTDQIGVSKSDGWIDYSVFEACQRDVLNDSALRRVAVLDPVRLIIDNYPEGQSEDCFAPNHPQQPELGKRAIPFSRELWIEREDFEETPPKGYFRLFPGNSVRLRYGYVVKCTGCDKDAAGNITAVHCDYLPDTKSGTPGADSVKVKGNIHWVSAAHAIETEVRLYDRLFRTAQPGQETGNFLDDLNADSVKVIRAQLEPALKDAAPEASFQFERHGYFVADRSDTRPGAPVFNRTVTLKDSWVKAETQIAAKSPRDAK, from the coding sequence ATGTCGCACGAAGCCCCCGCCCCCGCCGCCAACTTCATCCGCAACATCATCGACGAGCAGAACGCCGCCGGTAAATGGGGCGGCCGCGTCGAGACGCGCTTCCCGCCCGAGCCCAACGGCTACCTCCACCTCGGCCACGCGAAATCGATCTGCCTGAACTTCGGCCTGGCGCGCGACTACGGCGGCGTCTGCCACCTGCGCTTCGACGACACCAACCCGGAGAAGGAGGAGCAGGAATACGTCGACTCCATCGTCGAGTCGGTGAAGTGGCTGGGCTTCGACTGGGGCACGCACCTCTACTTCGCGTCGAACTACTTCGACACCATGTACGCCTGCGCCGAGTACCTGATCCAGGCCGGCCACGCCTACGTCGATTCGCTCACCGCCGACGAGATGCGCGCGTACCGCGGCACGCTGACTGAAAAAGGCAAAGACAGCCCCTATCGGAATCGCTCGGTCGAGGAGAACCTCGACCTGTTCCGTCGTATGAAGGCGGGCGAGTTCCCCGACGGCGCGCACGTGCTGCGTGCGAAAATCGACATGGCCTCGCCCAACATCAACCTGCGCGACCCGGCGATCTACCGCATCAAGCACGCCACCCACCACAACACGGGCGATACCTGGTGCATCTACCCGATGTACACCTACGCGCACCCGATCGAGGATGCGATCGAGCACATCACCCACTCGATCTGCACCCTGGAATTCGAGGACCAGCGTCCGTTCTATGACTGGCTGCTCGACAAGCTCGCCATTGGGGGCTTCTTCACCCGCCCGCTGCCGCAGCAGATCGAGTTCGCGCGCCTGAACCTGACCTATGTCGTGCTCTCGAAGCGCAAGCTGATCCAGCTCGTCGAAGAGAAGCACGTCTCCGGCTGGGACGACCCGCGCATGCCCACGCTCGTCGGCGCGCGCCGCCGCGGCTACACGCCCGAGGGCTTCCGCCGCTTCACCGACCAGATCGGCGTGTCGAAGTCCGATGGCTGGATCGACTACAGCGTGTTCGAGGCCTGCCAGCGCGACGTGCTGAACGACAGCGCGCTGCGCCGCGTCGCCGTGCTCGACCCGGTGAGATTGATCATCGACAACTACCCGGAAGGCCAGAGCGAAGACTGCTTCGCCCCCAACCATCCGCAGCAGCCCGAGCTCGGCAAGCGCGCCATCCCGTTCTCACGCGAACTGTGGATCGAGCGCGAGGACTTCGAGGAAACACCGCCCAAGGGTTACTTCCGTTTATTCCCCGGCAACTCGGTGCGCCTGCGCTACGGCTACGTCGTCAAATGCACCGGCTGCGACAAGGACGCCGCCGGCAACATCACCGCCGTGCACTGCGACTACCTGCCCGACACCAAGTCCGGCACTCCCGGCGCCGACTCGGTCAAGGTCAAGGGCAACATCCACTGGGTCAGCGCCGCGCACGCCATCGAGACCGAAGTGCGCCTCTACGACCGCCTGTTCAGGACCGCGCAACCGGGTCAGGAAACAGGCAACTTCCTCGACGACCTCAACGCCGATTCGGTGAAGGTGATCCGCGCGCAACTCGAGCCCGCGTTGAAGGATGCCGCGCCCGAAGCTTCGTTCCAGTTCGAGCGGCACGGCTATTTTGTTGCGGATCGGTCGGATACCAGGCCGGGGGCGCCGGTGTTCAACCGGACGGTGACACTGAAGGATTCGTGGGTGAAAGCGGA
- a CDS encoding NUDIX hydrolase, with amino-acid sequence MSESWLPHVVVAALAERDGKFLLVEEHTAEGLRLNQPAGHWERGETLVEAVRREALEETAHRVEPTALVGCYTTHYPQRDITYLRFAYVCDVTGFDAERTLDHGIVRALWLTPEELAAHPTPHRSPLVMRCVEDYLAGRRFPLDFVRHA; translated from the coding sequence ATGTCTGAGAGCTGGCTGCCCCATGTAGTCGTCGCGGCGCTTGCCGAACGCGACGGCAAGTTCCTGCTGGTCGAGGAACACACCGCCGAAGGCCTGCGCCTCAACCAGCCGGCCGGCCACTGGGAGCGCGGCGAGACGCTGGTCGAGGCGGTGCGCCGCGAGGCGCTCGAGGAAACCGCGCACCGCGTCGAGCCGACCGCGCTCGTCGGCTGCTACACGACGCACTACCCGCAGCGCGACATCACCTACCTGCGCTTCGCCTACGTCTGCGACGTCACCGGCTTCGACGCCGAACGCACGCTCGACCACGGCATCGTGCGCGCGCTCTGGCTCACGCCCGAGGAACTCGCGGCGCACCCCACGCCGCACCGCAGCCCGCTGGTGATGCGCTGCGTCGAGGACTATCTCGCGGGACGGCGCTTCCCGCTCGACTTCGTGAGGCACGCGTGA
- a CDS encoding pseudouridine synthase: MARLIVFNKPYGVLSQFTPEGRWQGLRDHLDIPGVYAAGRLDADSEGLLILTDDGALQARIADPRHKLPKTYWAQVEGSPTDADLEPLRRGVDLGDFVTRPAQARLIDEPADLWPRTPPIRFRASIPTAWIELVIAEGKNRQVRRMTAKIGFPTLRLVRAAVGDWRLGGLKPGEWKEIHV, translated from the coding sequence GTGGCGCGATTGATCGTGTTCAACAAACCCTATGGCGTGCTGAGCCAGTTCACCCCGGAGGGGCGCTGGCAGGGCCTGCGCGACCACCTCGACATTCCGGGCGTGTACGCGGCCGGCCGGCTCGATGCCGACAGCGAGGGACTGCTGATTTTAACCGATGACGGCGCCCTGCAGGCCCGCATCGCCGACCCCCGGCACAAGCTGCCCAAGACCTACTGGGCGCAGGTCGAAGGCTCACCCACCGACGCCGACCTCGAGCCCTTGCGCCGCGGCGTCGATCTCGGCGACTTCGTCACCCGGCCGGCGCAGGCGCGCCTGATCGACGAGCCCGCCGATCTTTGGCCGCGCACCCCGCCGATCCGCTTTCGCGCCAGCATCCCCACCGCATGGATCGAGCTCGTGATCGCCGAGGGCAAGAACCGCCAGGTGCGACGCATGACGGCGAAGATCGGCTTTCCGACGCTGCGCCTCGTGCGCGCCGCCGTCGGCGACTGGAGACTGGGCGGCCTCAAGCCCGGAGAATGGAAAGAAATTCATGTCTGA
- the mnmA gene encoding tRNA 2-thiouridine(34) synthase MnmA, producing the protein MSTRVVVGLSGGVDSAVAAYLLKQQGYDVLGVFMKNWDDDDNTEHCTARQDFLDVLAVADVLGIEVEAVNFAAEYKERVFSYFLAEYKAGRTPNPDVLCNAEIKFKAFLDDAIARGAEYIATGHYVGKGHDPFGRATLLRANDANKDQSYFLYRLCQAQLRPALFPLAHLRKPEVRRIAAEIGLPNATKKDSTGICFIGERNFREFLERYLPRDPGDMKTPEGRVVGRHQGLMYYTLGQRQGLGIGGQKDGNTEPWFVAAKDMATNTLVVVQGHDHPLLQRSTLTAGQLSWIAGVAPDPAKPYTAKTRYRQTDAPCRITKLDADTLELAFDARQWAVTPGQSVVLYDGEVCLGGGIIC; encoded by the coding sequence GTGAGCACCAGGGTCGTCGTCGGCCTGTCGGGCGGGGTCGACTCCGCCGTCGCCGCGTATCTGCTGAAGCAGCAGGGCTACGACGTGCTCGGCGTCTTCATGAAGAACTGGGACGACGACGACAACACCGAGCACTGCACCGCACGGCAGGATTTCCTCGACGTGCTGGCGGTCGCCGACGTGCTCGGCATCGAGGTCGAGGCGGTCAACTTCGCCGCCGAGTACAAGGAGCGCGTGTTCAGCTACTTCCTCGCCGAATACAAGGCCGGCCGCACACCCAACCCCGACGTGCTGTGCAACGCCGAGATCAAGTTCAAGGCCTTTCTCGACGACGCCATCGCGCGCGGCGCCGAGTACATCGCCACCGGCCACTACGTCGGCAAGGGCCACGATCCGTTCGGCCGCGCCACGCTGCTGCGCGCGAACGACGCCAACAAGGACCAGAGCTACTTCCTATACCGCCTCTGCCAGGCGCAGCTCCGCCCTGCCCTGTTTCCTCTCGCACACCTGCGGAAGCCCGAGGTGCGCAGGATCGCCGCCGAGATCGGGCTGCCCAACGCCACCAAGAAGGACAGCACCGGCATCTGCTTCATCGGCGAGCGCAACTTCCGCGAATTCCTCGAGCGCTACCTGCCGCGCGACCCCGGCGACATGAAGACGCCCGAGGGCCGCGTCGTCGGCCGGCACCAGGGGCTGATGTACTACACGCTGGGGCAGCGCCAGGGCCTCGGCATCGGCGGGCAGAAGGACGGCAACACCGAACCGTGGTTCGTCGCCGCCAAGGACATGGCGACGAATACGCTGGTCGTCGTGCAGGGCCACGACCACCCGCTGCTGCAGCGCAGCACGCTCACGGCCGGCCAGCTCAGCTGGATCGCCGGCGTCGCGCCCGATCCCGCCAAGCCCTACACGGCCAAGACCCGCTACCGCCAGACCGACGCGCCCTGCCGCATCACGAAGCTCGACGCCGACACGCTGGAGCTCGCCTTCGACGCCCGACAATGGGCGGTGACGCCCGGCCAGTCCGTCGTGCTCTATGACGGCGAGGTCTGCCTCGGCGGCGGCATCATCTGCTGA